The Paenibacillus beijingensis nucleotide sequence CTTTTTATGAAGCGATGAAGTCGCAGCTCGGATTGGACCGGGACGATGTGCGTACGGATGCCAAATACCGGCTGCTGCTGGAGCAAATCGCGACCCGGAACATTGTCGTTACCGATGAAGAGGTAGACGATTATTTATCGGAGCATGCGGACGAGTATGCGCCCCGCACTTGGCTGCATCTGCGCTGGATTTTGACGGCATCGAGCAAAGACGCCGAGGCGGTGCTGGACAAGCTGGCAAACGGAGAAGATTTCGGCGTGCTCGCCCTAACGTATTCCACCGACGAAGCGACGTCAGGCAATGGCGGCGATTTGGGAGAGGTTGACAGTGAGGATGCCTTTTTGGACCCTTCGATTATAACGGCTGCCGGCAAGCTCGAAACGGGAGATTACGCAGGACCGATTACGACCGCCGGCGGGGCTGCTGTCATTCAGCTGATTGAGCGGCGGACGGCTGAGGAGACCGACCATTCCAGGCTAAGAAACCAGATCCGGAGGATGCTTGCGCTGAACTTGGCCGAGCCGTTGACGGATGTGGAAAATAAGCTGCTCTTGAAGTATGAGGCACGAAAATCCGGCCCCCAATAACCGCATGTTGAACAATTGGAAGCGCATATTGACAACTATAACCGCTACTTGATAAGATGGAGCAGAATATACCCAATTGATTTAGTCGGATTATAAGGGAGGCCTATTATAGTGGCTCGTATTGTTAATAATGTAACAGACCTCATTGGAGATACACCGCTTGTCCGTCTGAACCGTCTTGTGCCGGAAGACAGCGCGGAAATTTATTTGAAGCTGGAGTACCAAAATCCGGGTGCCAGCGTAAAGGACCGGATTGCAATCAGCATGATCGAGGTTGCCGAGCAGGAAGGCCTCATTAAACCGGGAGAGACGACGATTGTTGAGCCGACGAGCGGAAATACCGGAATCGGTCTGGCCATGGTAGCGGCTGCAAAAGGCTACAGAGCGGTTCTCGTTATGCCGGAGACGATGAGTCTCGAGCGCCGCAACCTGCTTCGCGCTTACGGTGCCGAGCTGGTGCTGACGCCGGGAGCGGAAGGCATGAACGGCGCGGTAAAAAAAGCGGAAGAGCTTGCATCGGAGAACGCCAACTACTTTATGCCGCAGCAGTTCAAAAACCCGGCCAACGCGAAAGTGCACCGCGAAACGACGGGACCGGAAATTGTGGAAGCGATCAATTCGCTCGACGGCAAGCTGGACGCATTCGTTGCCGGTATCGGTACGGGCGGCACGATTACAGGAGCAGGTGAAGTGCTTAAAGCGAACTTCCCCGGCATTAAAGTGTATGCGGTTGAGCCTGCGGCTTCCCCGCTGCTTTCCGGCGGCAAGCCGGGCGGCCACAAAATTCAAGGCATCGGCGCCAACTTCATTCCCGAAGTGCTGAATCGTGAAGTTTACGACGGCGTCATTACGGTCGAAAATGAAGAGGCGTTCGATTATGCGCGCCGCGCCGCCCGCGAAGAAGGCATTCTGTGCGGCATTTCTTCCGGCGCCGCCATCTTCGCCGCGCTGAAAGTGGCGAAAGAGCTTGGCAAAGGCAAGCGCGTCATTGCGGTTGTGCCGAGCAACGGCGAACGCTACCTCAGCACGCCGCTGTTCAACTTCGAAAATTAATTCGGCCCCGGCCGGCGAATCGAATTGGAACTTAAAGCTCCCGCGATAAGCGGGAGCTTTTCTTTTTCCCGGGCGTTTTGATATACTAGCAGGCAATAGAGCGCCAAAGGCTGCTTAAAGCACATGCGGCGCGATTAGCGGAATCGGATTCGGGAGGGCTTATGGATGCCGGTAGCAGTGACGGCTTTTGCAGATTGGGAACGATGGACGAGGCAGGGGATGTATACGACGCTGCCGCTGCTGCACAAGCTTCCGCTTCCCGCAGGGACGGCGGCGCCGGCCAGCTGGGAAGAGGCTTGGAAATCGGCTTCGGCATATGCGTTCGTGCTGGAGAGCGGCAAGGACGGACGTTACACTTACTTGGGGCTGCGTCCGGCATCGGTTGTACAGGGCAAAGGGCTCGACGCTGAAAGCGTGGATACAGCGACGGGCGAAACGAGGCGGCTGCACGGCAAACCGCTGGAAATCGTGCGGAACTGGATGAGCGCAAGCCGCGCGCCGCGGGTTGCGGACGGTCCGAAATGGACCGGCGGCTGCGCCGGCTTCTGGAGCTATGACGTCATCCGCACGATCGAGCGGCTGCCGGAGCTCGCTGAGGACGATCTTGGCATTCCCGACTATTTGTTCATGCACATGGACGAGGTGTGGATCGTGGACCGGGAGGAACAAGCGCTTTACTGCGCCGTTCATACGGCGATCGCGCCCGAAGACGCAGCAAGCGGGAAGCTGAAAATAAAGTACGATGCGGCCTGCGCAAGGGCAGAGCGGATGGAACGGGAATGGCTTCGGTTCACAGATGCGTATGGAGAACCGGCGGATGAAGCTGGGCATCCGGTAGACCGGAATCCGGCTGCGCTGCGGCGAGAATTTTTGGAGCGGCAACCCCCATCATCCGCGTTTGAGCTCCCGGACGGCATATACGGACCTTTTGCCAGGGAAGACTATATGCGTGCCGTCGAGCGGATTCGCGAATATATCGCGCAGGGGGATGTGTTTCAAGTAAACCTTTCTCTGCGTCAGAGCCGAAGCGCCGCCGCTTCGCCGGAAGAGCTGTACGAATGGCTGCGGCTCGTAAACCCTTCTCCTTATATGGGATTTTTGCGCAGTCCCGATTTTCAGCTCGTTTCCGGCTCGCCGGAGCTGCTCGTCGAGCTGCAGGGCGGCAAGCTGGCAACCCGCCCGATTGCGGGTACGCGCCGCCGCGGCCGTACGCCGGAAGAAGACCGCCTCATGGAAGAAGAGCTTCGAACGAGCGAGAAGGAGAGGGCCGAGCATATTATGCTCGTCGACTTGGAGCGCAACGATCTTGGCCGCATCGCCGCATTCGGATCTGTGCGGGTGGAAGAGCTGATGGTGGTGGAGCGCTACTCCCATGTGATGCATTTGGTATCGCAGGTGGAAGGCAGGCTGGCCGAAGGGAAGGACGCTTACGACGTGATTGCGGCTACTTTCCCGGGGGGAACCATTACCGGCGCGCCGAAAATCCGCACGATGGAAATTATCGAAGAGCTGGAGCCGGTAAGGCGCGGACCCTACACCGGTTCGATGGGGTGGATTGACTATAACGGGGATATGGAATTTAATATTGTTATACGAACGATGGTCGTAAAGGATAACGCCGTTCACATTCAGGCAGGGGCGGGAATCGTGATCGACTCCGTACCCGAACGCGAATATGATGAATCGCTCAACAAGGCGAAGGCGCTCTGGAAAGCGATTCAATACAGCGAGCAGTTCGCGGCCGAGACGGCGGAAGCTGCGCGTTCGCGTTCCGCAGCTGATGATGAACATGAACGCTTGTAGCCGGACCCCTTTTTCACC carries:
- the cysK gene encoding cysteine synthase A; the encoded protein is MARIVNNVTDLIGDTPLVRLNRLVPEDSAEIYLKLEYQNPGASVKDRIAISMIEVAEQEGLIKPGETTIVEPTSGNTGIGLAMVAAAKGYRAVLVMPETMSLERRNLLRAYGAELVLTPGAEGMNGAVKKAEELASENANYFMPQQFKNPANAKVHRETTGPEIVEAINSLDGKLDAFVAGIGTGGTITGAGEVLKANFPGIKVYAVEPAASPLLSGGKPGGHKIQGIGANFIPEVLNREVYDGVITVENEEAFDYARRAAREEGILCGISSGAAIFAALKVAKELGKGKRVIAVVPSNGERYLSTPLFNFEN
- a CDS encoding anthranilate synthase component I family protein gives rise to the protein MPVAVTAFADWERWTRQGMYTTLPLLHKLPLPAGTAAPASWEEAWKSASAYAFVLESGKDGRYTYLGLRPASVVQGKGLDAESVDTATGETRRLHGKPLEIVRNWMSASRAPRVADGPKWTGGCAGFWSYDVIRTIERLPELAEDDLGIPDYLFMHMDEVWIVDREEQALYCAVHTAIAPEDAASGKLKIKYDAACARAERMEREWLRFTDAYGEPADEAGHPVDRNPAALRREFLERQPPSSAFELPDGIYGPFAREDYMRAVERIREYIAQGDVFQVNLSLRQSRSAAASPEELYEWLRLVNPSPYMGFLRSPDFQLVSGSPELLVELQGGKLATRPIAGTRRRGRTPEEDRLMEEELRTSEKERAEHIMLVDLERNDLGRIAAFGSVRVEELMVVERYSHVMHLVSQVEGRLAEGKDAYDVIAATFPGGTITGAPKIRTMEIIEELEPVRRGPYTGSMGWIDYNGDMEFNIVIRTMVVKDNAVHIQAGAGIVIDSVPEREYDESLNKAKALWKAIQYSEQFAAETAEAARSRSAADDEHERL
- a CDS encoding peptidylprolyl isomerase; this translates as MGKDRLLKGIIGLQAVCMIVLAVVVVATVLPLGGPGENAGSPDRDGGGTSSGPAGSGADGGGKVVAATVGGKPITKAELQERLARQYGDEVLRTMMVRAAIDLESAALNLSVTDEDIDADLADQMEGYESEAAFYEAMKSQLGLDRDDVRTDAKYRLLLEQIATRNIVVTDEEVDDYLSEHADEYAPRTWLHLRWILTASSKDAEAVLDKLANGEDFGVLALTYSTDEATSGNGGDLGEVDSEDAFLDPSIITAAGKLETGDYAGPITTAGGAAVIQLIERRTAEETDHSRLRNQIRRMLALNLAEPLTDVENKLLLKYEARKSGPQ